A part of Myxococcus landrumus genomic DNA contains:
- a CDS encoding phage tail sheath C-terminal domain-containing protein: MESSQGKVIRASSWSRFLEVAGRASAYSLPEARQALDNGVSELVISPLPATAGASAMVAVAADVSKYPAGSTGEKYGATFMARAPGLWANGITIKVAYRNNIDKSVSYDLEVTHPSSGATETLRNINATSLVSSLDTSSFIRVDTTKGVGWPTEGTYTLATGKDATPEEYSTALGRLRDQPDVDLVLAAVQDFSDRAKVTRIYGDVISHCNAMSGDSKGRLGFGQVPPTGTMEEHGQLASNLVSDRFVLVAPHGSVGAVAGMVGGLTPHQSPTFKRVAGLSEISLTVEEQKALLRSYVVPVVTERGRGTIVVRGLTTDGDQINVRRVADRAVRTLKMVGDLFIGLLNNADGRSALKQKLVEALVQMEKEGAIVPSTDGKDPAFKVEVYSSQQDFALGIVRVNMAVRPVRAIDYIYATITVQV; encoded by the coding sequence TTGGAGTCTTCCCAGGGCAAGGTCATCCGCGCCAGCAGTTGGTCGCGGTTCCTGGAGGTCGCCGGGCGCGCCAGCGCCTACAGCCTCCCGGAGGCCCGCCAGGCGTTGGACAACGGCGTCTCGGAGCTGGTGATCTCCCCCCTGCCGGCGACAGCGGGCGCGAGCGCGATGGTCGCCGTCGCGGCGGACGTCAGCAAGTATCCCGCGGGCTCCACGGGTGAGAAGTACGGCGCCACCTTCATGGCGCGTGCCCCGGGCCTCTGGGCCAATGGCATCACCATCAAGGTCGCCTACCGCAACAACATCGACAAGTCGGTGTCCTACGACCTGGAGGTCACCCACCCCTCCAGCGGCGCCACGGAGACGCTGCGCAACATCAACGCGACGTCGCTCGTCTCCTCGCTGGACACCTCGTCCTTCATTCGCGTGGACACGACGAAGGGCGTGGGCTGGCCCACCGAGGGCACGTACACGCTGGCGACGGGCAAGGATGCCACGCCCGAGGAGTACTCCACCGCCCTGGGCCGCCTGCGCGACCAGCCGGATGTGGACCTGGTGCTGGCCGCCGTCCAGGACTTCTCCGACCGCGCGAAGGTCACCCGCATCTACGGCGACGTCATCAGCCACTGCAACGCCATGAGCGGCGACAGCAAGGGGCGCCTCGGCTTCGGCCAGGTGCCTCCCACCGGGACGATGGAGGAGCACGGACAGCTCGCCTCGAACCTGGTGAGTGATCGCTTCGTCCTCGTCGCGCCCCATGGCTCGGTGGGCGCGGTGGCCGGCATGGTGGGCGGCCTCACGCCGCACCAGTCGCCGACCTTCAAGCGCGTGGCCGGCCTGAGCGAGATTTCGCTGACCGTCGAGGAGCAGAAGGCGCTCCTGCGCTCGTACGTCGTCCCCGTGGTGACCGAGCGCGGGCGTGGCACCATCGTCGTGCGCGGCCTCACCACGGATGGAGATCAGATCAACGTCCGCCGCGTGGCGGACCGCGCGGTGCGCACGCTGAAGATGGTGGGCGACCTGTTCATCGGTCTGCTCAACAACGCGGACGGGCGCAGCGCGCTGAAGCAGAAGCTGGTGGAGGCGCTGGTGCAGATGGAGAAGGAAGGCGCCATCGTCCCCTCCACCGACGGCAAGGACCCCGCCTTCAAGGTGGAGGTCTACTCGTCGCAGCAGGACTTCGCGCTCGGAATCGTGAGGGTCAACATGGCCGTCAGACCCGTGCGAGCCATTGACTACATCTACGCGACCATCACGGTCCAGGTCTGA